The region GAGAAGCTTCCGCGTATGTGCCACCTACATCCGCTGCTTTTACCATATAGCTTTGCTGAAACCACATCAGCTGTAAACCTACAGCCGCAACCATACAGCCAACCAAAACGAGCCAGCCAATAATTTGGCGGCGAACACTTCGAATATTGTCGAGCCTTTTGATAATAAACTTATGGGCATGACGTGTCGTCGCGCCCTCGGCTTTTTTCATGCGCTTCGACATTTTTTTACTATCAAAATTCAACTTTTGAAATTGTCGCCACCCACGTTCACGTTGTTCGTCTGCCACGCTGCGTATGCCCCCTATAGCTTAAAGGCTGGTAGTAGAAGTCCAACCAAAATTGAAAGGACAAAAACAACCGACATAACGATAGTTGCTTCGAATAAGTTCTTATCAAGACCGCGTCGTGTTGTATAAAGTTCGCCCGAACTACCAAATCCAGCACCTAAGCTTGCGCCACGTTGCTGTAATAAAATAGCAAGCAGCATTAAAATAGCCGATCCGATGGTCACAACTTGTAAAATGCTATCAATATTCATTATCTTTTCTCCTGCTGATGCGCGTACTGTAAATCTAATGCGCTGCTTACTATATAGTTTACCAGACTAAGGACTATTCCCGTAAGAACCGAGTTCCAGAACATCATATTCAGACCAGGGGCAAGTTTGATAGAAACGTACACCATAAGGCCATTGACGACAATAGTAAAAAGTCCGAGTGTCAAAAGAATTGCAGGTAACGATAAGATGATGACAATCGGCCGAAGAATACTGTTAATAACGGAGAAGATAAGTCCAGCGCCCAAAAATACCCAGGCGTTAGCGGTCAAATCCGCATCACTGTACCCAGTACCGAAAATACGGACAGCAATCCATAATCCAATTGAATTCAATATCCATCGGACGATAAATACAAAAAATTGTCGTTTCATAAGCTAATTCCACTATACGGATATTTTAAAGATCTGTCGAGAGTCGGGCAGTTAAATTAGTATGGCCTTTGCCTGTAACCAAAATATCGTCCTCGATCCGCACGCCAATTCCTTCTTCGGGAATATAAATGCCTGGTTCTACCGTGAGTACCATACCTGGACGAAGGTATTTTGGCTGCCCTAGACTGTCGTGTACGTCAATTCCCAGACCATGGCTCACGGCATGAGGAAAGTATTTCCGGTAATTCTTTTCGTCGTCGCGACTTTTCATGAGCGCTAAACTAAGTAAAGCATCCGTCATAATAGCGTCAACTTTTTGTTGGTACTCTTCAACTAAAAGGTCCGGCTTAATAAGTCGAATGATCTTTTGCTGAGCCGCTTGAACAGCTTGGTGTACTGCCATCTGCCGTTTTGTTGGTTCGCCAAGTGCATAGGTACGGGTAATATCAGCCGCATACCCTGACATCCTTGCTCCTATATCCAGCAGTAACAGACTACGTTTTTTAAGCCTGGAATTATTATCAATATAATGAAGCGTGCAGGCATTGCTGCCAAACGCAACTATTGGATCGTACGCATGCCCAGCGGCACCTTGTTTTTTGAATACGTAGCTAAATTCAGCTTCTACCTCATATTCGTACGTGAATTGATCCAAATTATTCCTGACGTTTTCGAACGCGCTGATAGTCAGATTAATAGCCTGCTTCATGGCCGCGATTTCTTCTGGCTGTTTGATCGCGCGTAGGCTCGCAAGCTCTTTACGACAGTCAGATACCGAATTAAATGTCCGCTCTAACAGTTCATGCAGTTTTTTAGCAGCGGGATTAAGCGTGAAATCCAAATATTCCGCATACGGCTGCTCTCCTATCGTATGAACGACACTGTGTTTTTTAGCAAGCGTACGCAACATCATGAGCGCGTCATCACGGGAAATGACTGCGTCAACCCCGCTCGCCTTAATGGCATCTTCGACCGACAGGCTTCCATCAAAAATTACCCTGCTGTCACTCAAAGACGGGGCGACAAGCCAACTTTTGCCTCTAGTTCCATCAATTATCACCCACCAGTCAGGAACTTCAATACCCGTAAGCCACCAAAAGTTCGCCTCTTGCTCGAATTTGAATGCCGTATCATTGCCACGTTGCATACCCGCATATGCCGAGGCGACAATCAATCCGCCTTTTAATTGACTCGCTATCGAATCTCGGTTAGCCTTGAAAAAATCAGTCGTCATAATACCAGTATAATCTAACAGATGCCTGCTTGAGGTTCTCTTCCCGTTGCAGCCGTATCTATATGATACTTTACCGTACTGTCAGCAGTACTTACCGCATCTACGCAATAATTTGCCGAATTCCCCGAATCATACGTTACGGTCACATTGTCGCTGGACGTAAAAGTTGACGGGATACTCGTTGGATAGCCGTTATTAAAATTACGCGCCGCTTCCATAGCGCCAGATAAACTCCTAAGATCACTTTTTACTTCAGTTTCAGCTGTCGATTTACGCCAGTTCCCTACGGAAACAATCACAACGGTGACGAGTATCGCGATCACCGAAATAATGACGATGATCTCGACAAGTGTAAAACCTTTGTTTTTATGCATAGTGCCCACGAGGCGACTATAGCATAGGCATTATGAGGATGGCAAATACTTCGAAAGCAGTTTCGCCTTGGCCGAACCTATTGCTTCGGATAACTGTTCGGGGGTTGCACTTTGAACCGCCCGCAAGCTTCCGAATGTACGAATAAGCTTTTTACGTGTCGCCGGTCCAATACCAGGAATTTCTTCTAGGCTACTCGCCGTTTGTTTTTGCCTTTTTAATACCGTGTGGTAACTAACGGCAAAGCGATGGGACTCGTCGCGAATGCGTTGGAATAATTTCGTTACATCATTATACGTAGAATATAACGGTGCGCCGCGCAGGTTTTTAGAATGCGACGAGGCATTCAACTGCCCGGCATGAAGGTTCACGATATAATATTCGCCAGACGGCATGACCGTAACTCCCGGAATAGGTTCTTTCATTAGTTCAGAGAGCTTCTTGTTATCAATGTTGGAGCGGCTTCCGTGAACTATCACTTCCTCTTCCCGTTTGGCTATGCTGATCGTAGGAATATTCAGCTGTCGTTCCTCGAGTGCTCGAAGTGCGGCATCAAGCTGGCCCTTTCCGCCGTCGATTAAAATGAGATCTGGCGTACCCCATGCTTTTATATTCTTTTCACTGGTTCGCCTTAGCAGCGTTTCGTACATATTATAGTAATCATCGTTTTGTTCGATACGCGTTTTAAATTTGCGATAATTCGCACGGTCGCTGACCCCGTTAGAAAATACCACCATACTGGCAACGACGTTCGTGCCACCCATGTGTGAAATATCGTATCCTTCTATGCGAGCGGGCGTTTTTTTGAGGCCCAAAAGATCACGTAGATCCGAAAGCGCTTTATCCTTGCTGATATTTAAGAATTCTTTGTCGCCAAACATAATACGACGCTGCAATTCACGCAGATTATTTATTTTATTGCGGAGGATAGCCGCGTTTTCAAAATCATGTAATTTGGCCGCGATATGCATTTCTTTTTCAAGTTCGCTTACAAGCGCTTTTCGTCCACCTTGAAAATAACGTATTAGACGGCGGAGGGATTCTTTATATTCACTGCTCGGTACATTAGGATGAGGGCTAAGCCCAATGTGCACGTCAAGGTCAGGCCGGGTATTTTCGTTTGGTACTTTCGTGTAGTACGGGAAAACTTTACGAAGATAGCGAAGCGCTTTTTTGACTGCGTAGCCGTTATAATACGGACCGAAATATTCTGCGCCATCGTCAGCTGGGTTGCGGGTAAATTCAACATGCGGCCATTCGCTTTTCATATCAATCCGCACAAACGTTTGAGATTTATCGTCGCGAAGCAAAATGTTATAGCGGGGCATATAGCGCTTGACCATTTCGCTTTCAAGAAATAACGCGTCGATTTCGCTTTCCGTCTCAGTCCAATCGGTATCATGAATTTCAGCTACCAGCGCGCGAGTTTTCACATCCATATCACGAGTATTTTGAAAATACTGTTTCACCCGATTCTTTAAAACAGCCGCCTTGCCAACATAAATGATCTCGCCGTCTGCCGATTTATGAAAATAAACACCCGGGCTTCGCGGGAGAGTTTTCAGCTTAGATTCGAGCTTCGCATTCATCACTTTAATTATACTCTATGTATTATGTTATCGTTGCCAAAAATAGAGTTATAGTATATGATTATATTCTGCAATCCCATCCAGAAAGTGAAGAGGGCGAGATTCGACATGCAATTTACCGACCATACCGTGGCCTTGGAGAAAAAGCTCGGGGACTGGAAAGAGGAGTACGAAGGGACACTCAAAGATTTGGGTGGCCCAGTCTGGGAGCATGTAGGCGAGAAGGGCTACCACCAGAATGCAAAATGGATCTTCTGTCTCCACGCGGAGACCTGGCTACAGGCGCTAGAGAGACTCGGTGACCTGCAGCTGCGGAAGCATGTCATCTACTTGATCTTGTCGTGTGCGAAAGACATCGCTCACCCCTACATCGATCAGGCATGGGATCTTCTAGATGCCACCTTCGGGGATCGTCACCCAGAGATTGACGGGTCGGAGACTGACGAGAAGGATATCCCGAAGCCCGACCTGAAGAAGCGGCTGCACGCCGAGCTGGTGATTACAGTGAGGAGCGATGTCGCCGACGGCAAGCCAGGTGCGGCGGAGTACGCCAACATGTGCAAGCAGGTCGGCGTAAGCCTCAGCGACAAGCCAACAGCCTGACGATGGAAATGCAGGACGACAGGGTGAGGCCGAAGGCCTCACCCTGTCGTCAGCGGAACACCTACACTCTAAACGAGTGTTTTATTTTTACCCTGATATTTTCAAGTCCAAGTTATAATAAACTAAGTGAAACCTTCCTCTTTTGAACGTCCTCCAAATAACCCTTATAGTTTAGATGCCGAGCCGACGGAAGAGCCTTTAGATACCCCCAAGAAAAAAGATGATAAAAAAGAGAAAGACAGTAAAGACAAACCTGATAAAAAACACGTTGACGAAGAGGAGCGAAAAAAAGAGAAAAAGCAAGAAGATGAGAAAAACAAAAAGGCTGCTCAAAAACCTGAAAAAGTAACGACGGAAGACGAAGAAGCGCTTGAGGAAAAGAAACAGAAACGACAATCACTAGTCGAACGCTCTTTCCGTTACAAAAAACGTTATGAGGAAATGCCAATTCCTCATAATCCTTGGGTAATTGCGCGTTTGATGGTTGCCGAACATATCTTGGCAATTCATGAACAAATTGAGCAACCTCCTGTTGACGCTTCGCCCCTGGACGAGCTTCGGCTGCTTGCAACTCTTGACTATATGGGCAGTATTGCCGATGCCCTGGAAAGTCCCGAGGCCGATTCACCATCCGAGATAAAAGAAACGTGCGAAACACTCATCCAGCTTGCTGAAGAGACGCTCCAGGAGGGCGACGAAAATATTGCCGACGTACTTATAGATACCAATACCGATTCAGCGCAAATGTCTAATGAAGATATCCTGAAAGCACCCGAACAGAACCTTTCTGCTAATAACGCACTCCCGGTTTCGGGCGCGGCACTTATAGCCGTCCTTATTCATGCCCGTCAGCAGACACACCAAGCCACCGTATTGTCCGGCCCTACTCCGTATGTCACTCCCTCATCACCCCATTCCTCAGGAGGCCGTGTTGATAGTAACAGCACCGCTGGTGGGCCAACAACGATGCACCCAGTACCCCGGGACGAACGACCGGCTGCCGCGTCTCCGCCTCATGTTTCTCGTAGAGATTCACCCCTTGTAGCGCCCGAGCGTCACTCGTCACCTTCAGAAACACCCCTAGATCCTATAATTCCACGCTCTAGAGCCGAGACTCATCCTACGAGTTCAAGACGATCCACCGAACCTCTTGCCGCTTTCGCCGTTGCGACTACTCTTGTCGCTCCTCGCGCCGATAGACACCCTGTCGTCAAAAATGAATACACTCCGCACTCGACGCCTCGAGCTCACAGCAATCTATATGAGTCCCCGGCAACCAGCCATACGCCAACTCGTTCTGTTCATTCACCCGAAACCTCTCATGCAAATACCAATCACCAGACTCATAATTCATTCGCGCCTACCTCTCAGGCAGCTCATTCAATACCGCATCCTGAAACAAGCAGTCAAGCTCACTCCCCCGACTTGCAACATACTAACGAGTCCGTTTCACATGCCTCTCACAAAATCGAACACCTCCCACTTGCTTCACTTCTCGCTATGGCAGAGACGGTATCCATTGGACACGGACAACGTCTTCGAAACGCCTATGAAAAAGGAGCAATCGACAAAGATGGACTGGTTAAAATCCTTAAGTCGCATTCTAAACACCACGACTTCATACAGGAGTACAAACAACAGGTCGTAAAGCGTCGTAATTTAATTCAATCCTCACCCGAATTTCTTAGTTCTTCCGTGCCCAAAAATGACGCTAGTACACGAACGGCAGACAACACGGTATCCGAGTCACCTGTCACACCGTATGATTTTCAGCCTGATAAAAATACGGGAGACTTTGCCCCTACTTCTGATTTGCCTCAGACTCAGAAACAACCCGCTTCTATTGATCCGTTTGATACTCCCGACGAAAAAATTGCCCATCCGGCGTGGCTTGTTCCAGTCCTGCTTGGCATCCTTATTATAGTTGTTGGCACCCTGTTGGCGTTTCTTATCTTGCAATAAATACTTGCAAACGACAAATAGAGTTCTACAATAGGATAAGAATAAGCGAGGGAACTATGGACACTATTATTGAAACTAAAGGTCTGACAAAACGCTACGCTGACAAAGCCGCACTCGACAATCTAGATATTACCGTCCATAAAGGCGAAGTCCTAGGGTATCTTGGCCCAAATGGCGCTGGTAAAACAACGACGATTCGCTTGCTTCTTGGGCTTATCAAGCCATCCGCAGGCCTGGCAACAATCGGTGGTCAGAGTGTGTGGCATAATCCGGCAGAGCTGCATAAAGATATCGCCTATGTACCTGGTGAAACAAGCTACTGGCCAAATATGACAGGTAAAGAGACTCTTCATTTCCTTGCTAATCTTCATGGCGTCATCGATCACGAATACCAGGAAGAACTCATTACAAAGTTCGATTTCGATCCAAATAAAAAAGTGCGCGCCTACTCAAAAGGAAACCGTCAAAAGATTGCACTTATCGCCGCCCTAGCGACACGCGCAGAACTGCTAATTTTCGACGAACCGACCAGTGGCCTCGACCCGGTCATGGCAAAAGTATTCCGCGATGAAGTGCGGACAGCCAAGGCAAACGGGCAAACGGTCTTTTTGTCATCGCACATGCTCGAAGAAGTCGAAGAACTATGCGACCGCGTGGCCGTCCTCCGTGATGGTAGGTTGGTCGAACTAGGAACACTCGAGGAGCTACGCCATCTTTCGGCTTTAACCGTTGAAGCAACATTCTCTAGTACTCCTCCAGATGTGACAAAAATTAAAAATGTCACCAACGTGGAAGTCCATGATAAATATTTACGCTGTAACGTGCATGGGGCAATCGACGAGTTGTTGCAGGTTCTCGCAAAAGCAAAACCCGTTACCTTACTCAGTCGCAAACCTTCCCTAGAAGAACTTTTTTTAGCGCTATATGATGGTGAAGAGCATGGGAACTAACCTTTCGCCTACTGCAGCCCTCCGTCGATTCGGCTTTTCTCGAACAATAAAGGGCGCGCTTATTTTAGGATTTATCATAGGTCTTTTCGTCACAGGACAAGGTCTTGGATACGCCGAGACATTTACGGACGAAAAGTCGCGCACCGACCTAGCCACCTCGCTTTCCGGAGCACCGGCTCTTGGAATTCTTTATGGAGAGCCTAAAGATATTCTGTCTACGGCGGGCTACATGGTATATCGCACAACGCCTATTATGGGGCTCATTACTGCGATATGGGGGCTCATGACCGTTACGAAGCTGCTTCGAGGCCAAGAAGAAGATGGGCGCATGGAAGCAATTGTCACTGGTAGTACGACAAACCGTCAAGCATCGTGGCATATATTCATGGGGTTCATTGGATCAATAGTACTCAGCTTCACTATTGCGGCACTCATCATTGTCGGTGTTGGTCGTATGCCGAATGTTGATGCGTCAGTCTATGCGTGCCTACTGATTACTGCCGCAATTTTTTTGCCTGGTCTTCTTTTTGCTGGAATTGGCGTTTTCGTCAGTCAATTTTCGGTTATGCGTCGCCGCGCCTTAATGTACGGTCTGATTCCACTGGCTATTCTGTTCGCGATGCGCGGTTTTGCAAATACCATAGAAGATTGGTACTGGCTGAAGCGGTTCACGCCATTTGGCTGGGCCGATAAAATTAGTCCTGTGAGCGATACGCAGCTTGTATGGATACTGCCATTTCTTCTTGTAATTCCTATTGTTGCAATTGGTATATACTTAGTCGGAAAGCGTGATCTGGGCGCAAGCCTCATCAAAGAATCCGAAACCGTGAAGTCGCATAATTTCTTACTCGGCTCTCCCCTGCAGATGGCCGTCCGACAACAAATAGGGATCTTCGCGATATGGGCAGTATCTGGCTTATTCGTTAGCTCACTTATCGCAGCGATTGCTAATATTGCCGCGAATGCTGTTGTTGACGCCCCCGAGATTAAGGATGTAATTGGAAAACTTGGTGGTTCCGTTGATGATATGGCACTCGCCTTTTTAGGTACGGGGATAATCCTTGTCGTTCTTTTACTCCTTCTTATGGTAACTGTTGGCATTACCGCAATTCGAAAAGACGAAGCAAAACAATACCTTGATAATCTTCTCGTGCAGCCAGTGATGCGAAGTAAATGGCTCGCGAGTAGAATAGGCGTCCTGGCTATCGCCTCAGTAGTCATTGCGCTCATCACCGAGTTAGCAACCTTTTTAATTGCCAACTCTTTAGGTATTCATGTTGATGCTGCTGATTTATTCCTGGTAAGCATCGCGCTGACCGGAACAGTCATCTTTACCCTGGGGCTAGGAACTCTCATGTACGGATTCTTGCCAAGATTTGCCGCTACTACGATGTATACCGTCATAGCTTGGTCATTTTTAGTGGATGTCATCCAGTCGATCGTGAAGCTAGATGATATCGTGCTTAAAAGTTCTCTTTTCCATTATATTTCCCCTTCGCTCACCGAAACACCTGACTGGGCGACATTCGCGTGGCTCGTAAGCTTGGGTATAGTCATGGCAATCGTAGGAATATTTGCTTTTACCCGTCGAGATATTATCGCAGAGTAAAAATTAGTTCTTGATTTCGACACCTGCCATAATGACATCGCCTGTCACATACAAAACAGGTGCTCCTTTTGAAGTTTCGGGGTTGGTTTTGTTCTCGATGCCTCCAAGTATACACGAAGCTTTTGTTTTAACGACGATATCTGACGGCACGATGAGTTCGACTCCGCCCCAGAATGCAAACACGTTCAATGTTGCCTGTTCTTTGATTTTAACCCCTCGAAGATCAATTTTAATACCGCCCATAATTGCCGTCGCTTGACCACCTAAGTAATTTTCAGAGTTATTCCTGTGATCAATTCCACCCAGGATAGCCGAGACATCATCACTTTTTTCTTTACTTACACGCTTCGCCGAGCCCGCCCGGTTAAAGATAATGGAAAGTCCAATGATTACAATGACCGCTGGCCAAAATAACTGAAATATATTAACCGTTACGATATCAAGTTCACGCAGCTGTAATGCGACGCCAACACCACTTATTAGTAGCGCCCATAAATAATTCTTAGTGTCATTAATAAACATTAAAATGCCCACGCCTATAATAATTGCCGGCCATCCATTTCTAGCAATTTCATCAAAGCCCGCTACGTCCAAATTAGCAAGTAAAAGAACGACTCCTATTACAATAATTCCAAGCCCTGCGGTAAAACGTGTAATTTGTGATTTCATGTCTTTATATTACTATAAATAGAATACTTACGGGAATCAAGCCGAAGCTGTCGCGCCAAGTTTTGCGTTTTGACGGCACTGTTCGGTATGAAAAAGAAGATCAGGGTTTTGCTTGCAGTTCTCACAGATAAGCACTAGGTCATTACAGTTTGCCCATGCGCAGTTTTCATAATTACTCGTCGAACCTTCACAGTGACTACAGACACCAATCGTCTTTGCGTGATCGCTAAATTCAACTTTCATACGATCGTCGAATACTCGTAAACTACCTTCCCATAGCCCATCATCCGCATAAGCTTCGCCATATTTCACAATACCACCGTCGATTTGATAGACTTCTTCAAAACCTCGGTTTTTCATCAGGCTGGAAAGAATTTCGCAGCGAATACCCCCCGTACAATACGTGACAATTGGTTTATCCTTAAGGTCGTCATACTTTCCACTTTCAAGTTCACGAATAAAATCGCGTGATGTGCGGGTATCAGGTACGACTGCATTTTTAAATTTGCCGATCGCTGCTTCGTGAGCGTTCCGTCCGTCAAAAAAGACGACATCATCACCACGTTCTTCAACAAGCCTGTTTACTTCTTTGGGCTTTAAATGCTTGCCGCCGCCGACAACGCCATGTTCATCGACTTTTAGTTCATCTGCCGCATCGAATGCGACGATCTCGTCGCGCACTTTTACGCTCATACGAGGAAAATCTTCACGACCACCTTCACTCCATTTAAAGGTTGTCCCTTTAAAACCGGGAAATTCTTTGGTCGCTTTGATGTACGCCTTAAGATCATCAATGTCGCCACCAACCGTACCATTAAGCCCATGTTTAGAAATGAGAATGCGTCCCTTAAGGTTTAAGCTACCTGCCAAAGTCTTTTGCCACAACTTTAAAGTAACCGGATCGGCAATTGGCGTAAATTTATAATAGAGCAAAATCTTTTGCATATAGAGATATTATACTATATAATTGTCGTTACTATGATTACTCGTCTGTAATCCTCTACTCGCGTACGATCGGACGACCGGTCCAATAGCGAAAACCAACAACATCATCAAATTTGCAGAAAGGATCTCCCTTGCAAAGCTCTATTATTCGTTTGTTCTGGAAAAGTGCCTGGCATTATCCTATTAGAACAGCTATTGCCCTTGTTAACCCTATTATTACCGTAACGATAGGGGCGTTTATTGGACCATATCTTATATCAATCCTTCTTGAGAAATTGCAAACAGGTACGTTGACCCTTGAGGCTAGCTTACCTTTTATAGTCCTCTATGCCCTGACGCAAATTTACGGTGAAGTTATCGGCTGGCGCATTACGCTTTTAGCCGCTTGGACCATGGAAATAAATACTCACCGTGACCTTTACGCCCGAATCTTTCGTCACCTTGCCGAACAAAGCCTTGCGTTTCATGCGAATCGGTTCGGCGGTTCGTTAGTAAGCCAAACATCCAAATTCACAGGGGCATTTGAAAAGTTCTGGGACACCCTTATATTTCAAATGATGCCGGTCATTACCAGCATTGTTGCAGCCATTATCATCCTTGGCTTCTTTTTCTGGCAATATGCGGTCTTCCTCGGAGTCATGTCGATCATTTTTGCTATATTCGTGTTTTATACTTCACGCTCCATGGCCGCTCTAAATACGCGTGAAGCGCAGGCTAGTACGGCAATGACCGGACGTATAGCAGATATAATCACCAATGTAATGGCCGTCAAATCACACGGGCACGAAGATCGAGAAGGCAACAACGCATACGACCTTGCGTCAAAATGGCGCGAACGGTCCCGCGATACGTTGATGGGCTTCTTAAAGGCCAGTACCGGATACTCGACAATGATCGTGATCATTAATACAGTTGCTCTTGTGGCAGCAATTTGGGCAAGCGAGAACCATCTTGTCTCTATCGCCACAGTCTATCTAGCAATTACGTATACCTTTACGGTTGCCCGTCAATTATGGGAAATGAATAGTATTATGCGTAACTATAATCGCATAATGGGCGACGCCCACGACATGGCAGAGATCTTAACGATTAAACCTTCAGTAGCCGATAATGGCGGTGAAATTCTAGCAGCTAAAAAAGGTCAGATTGATTTTAAGAACGTAACATTTACCCATGATGAGGGCGAGGGTAATACTCTTTTCAATGACTTCTCGCTTACAATTCGTGCAGGTGAAAAAATTGGCCTTGTTGGTCATAGCGGTTCCGGAAAAACGACGCTGACAAGACTTCTCCTCCGATTCTCTGATCTAGATAAAGGCATGATCACTATTGACGGGCAAGAGATTTCAAAAGTTACCCAAGCAAGTCTACGTAAAAATATCGCCTACGTTCCTCAAGAACCACTCCTTTTTCATCGTTCACTCCGTGAAAACATTGCGTATGGCAAACCAGATGCAACCGATGATGAAATTCGTAGCGCAGCCAAAAAAGCGCATGCTACTGAATTCATCGATAAGCTGCCTCAAGGTTTAGACACGATGGTCGGCGAACGCGGCGTTAAGCTATCAGGCGGACAACGACAACGCATCGCGATCGCCCGTGCTTTGCTTAAAGACGCTCAAATTCTCGTCCTCGACGAAGCAACCTCCGCATTAGACAGTGAGAGCGAAAAGCTTATCCAGGCAAGCCTTAGTGAGCTCATGAAAAACCGTACGGCTATCGTCATCGCTCACCGCCTTTCAACAATTCAAAAGATGGATCGAATCGTTGTTCTTGAAAACGGGGTTATCGTAGAAGACGGATCGCATGGTGAACTATTAAAACGAAAAGGTATCTACGCGCAATTGTGGGCGCATCAATCAGGAGGGTTCATCGATGAATAAAAAATCCAAGAGTAACTTTGAACAACAAACTATTCGTATATTTTGGAATATAATTTTAAAGAATAAAAAACTATTTCTGCTTTCTCTTATCTACTTCGTTGGTGTCATTGGCGTCGGTGTTATGGTTCCTTTCTTAGTTAGCTCAACACTTGCAAACTTAGCGACTGGTCACACTGATGTCACGCAAAACCTATTGTGGCTTGGTGGCGTGGCCCTCGTTGGTGTGCTAGGAAACCTAATTGGCTTTACGAGCCTAATCCGGCTGCAGGCCAAATGCTCTTACGATGTCCTTGAACTGGCGATGACAACACTACTAAAACGAAGTACCGGTTTTCATGCAAATAATATTGGCGGGAAGTTAGTTAATAATGCCCTGGAATACCCTCAAGCGTTTAACCGCCTGCTCGACAGTATCTATATCAGTATTATTCCCTTTTTCCTTGTTATGGTGGTTGGAATTTCAATCGTTCTTAGTCACTCAATCGAAATGGGTCTTGCCCTTATTGCTATTGTCGTCATTACTGTTGGAATGATTATTATTGAAAGTATGCGCCGCTCCGGTCTTCGCGTTGATCGTAAAAAAGCTCAAAACAAAGTAATCGCTCATTTATCCGATACGGTCATCAACATTAATGCTGCCAAAACGTTTGCTAGGGAACGAGATGAATTAAATACACACCGATCTCTTAGCACTAATTTGCTTAATCTACGGCTAAAAGATTGGTCATCAACAGCACGTTCGGGTTCTTTACGCATGGGCATATTACTCGGTATGCAAGTTATTTTTATTGCCTATGTTGCGCACCTTATTCGTCAAGATCCTTCAATTCTTGCTATTGGCATATTCTCATTTACCTACACGATATCTTTAACTAGTAAATTGTTCGAGGTTGGCACCATGATTCGCAACATTGAAGAGTCGTTCCTTCAGTCCGCATCTATGACCGAAATACTTCTACAAGATAGTGAGATCATTGATGCGAAAGATGCGAAATCTTTAGATGTAAAAGAAGCCGTAATCGACCTGAAAGACGTGACTTTTGCCTACCAGGATTCATCACAGCATGAAGAGGTATTTAGTAACTTAAACCTCCGTATTCCCGCTGGCCAACGTATTGGACTGGTTGGGCCAAGTGGCGGTGGAAAGTC is a window of Candidatus Saccharimonadales bacterium DNA encoding:
- a CDS encoding rhodanese-related sulfurtransferase gives rise to the protein MQKILLYYKFTPIADPVTLKLWQKTLAGSLNLKGRILISKHGLNGTVGGDIDDLKAYIKATKEFPGFKGTTFKWSEGGREDFPRMSVKVRDEIVAFDAADELKVDEHGVVGGGKHLKPKEVNRLVEERGDDVVFFDGRNAHEAAIGKFKNAVVPDTRTSRDFIRELESGKYDDLKDKPIVTYCTGGIRCEILSSLMKNRGFEEVYQIDGGIVKYGEAYADDGLWEGSLRVFDDRMKVEFSDHAKTIGVCSHCEGSTSNYENCAWANCNDLVLICENCKQNPDLLFHTEQCRQNAKLGATASA
- a CDS encoding ABC transporter ATP-binding protein, yielding MNKKSKSNFEQQTIRIFWNIILKNKKLFLLSLIYFVGVIGVGVMVPFLVSSTLANLATGHTDVTQNLLWLGGVALVGVLGNLIGFTSLIRLQAKCSYDVLELAMTTLLKRSTGFHANNIGGKLVNNALEYPQAFNRLLDSIYISIIPFFLVMVVGISIVLSHSIEMGLALIAIVVITVGMIIIESMRRSGLRVDRKKAQNKVIAHLSDTVININAAKTFARERDELNTHRSLSTNLLNLRLKDWSSTARSGSLRMGILLGMQVIFIAYVAHLIRQDPSILAIGIFSFTYTISLTSKLFEVGTMIRNIEESFLQSASMTEILLQDSEIIDAKDAKSLDVKEAVIDLKDVTFAYQDSSQHEEVFSNLNLRIPAGQRIGLVGPSGGGKSTLTRLLLRFDDINEGTVAIDGQNIHDVTQASLRQSISYVPQEPLLFHRTIIENIAYGKPDATEKEVRAAAKLAYADEFIQKLPQKYETIVGERGVKLSGGQRQRVAIARAILKDAPILILDEATSALDSESEVYIQKALAELMKGRTTLVIAHRLSTIQKLDRIIVLNDGIIEEDGSHTKLIENKKLYAKLWAHQSGGFIEE
- a CDS encoding ABC transporter ATP-binding protein; translation: MQSSIIRLFWKSAWHYPIRTAIALVNPIITVTIGAFIGPYLISILLEKLQTGTLTLEASLPFIVLYALTQIYGEVIGWRITLLAAWTMEINTHRDLYARIFRHLAEQSLAFHANRFGGSLVSQTSKFTGAFEKFWDTLIFQMMPVITSIVAAIIILGFFFWQYAVFLGVMSIIFAIFVFYTSRSMAALNTREAQASTAMTGRIADIITNVMAVKSHGHEDREGNNAYDLASKWRERSRDTLMGFLKASTGYSTMIVIINTVALVAAIWASENHLVSIATVYLAITYTFTVARQLWEMNSIMRNYNRIMGDAHDMAEILTIKPSVADNGGEILAAKKGQIDFKNVTFTHDEGEGNTLFNDFSLTIRAGEKIGLVGHSGSGKTTLTRLLLRFSDLDKGMITIDGQEISKVTQASLRKNIAYVPQEPLLFHRSLRENIAYGKPDATDDEIRSAAKKAHATEFIDKLPQGLDTMVGERGVKLSGGQRQRIAIARALLKDAQILVLDEATSALDSESEKLIQASLSELMKNRTAIVIAHRLSTIQKMDRIVVLENGVIVEDGSHGELLKRKGIYAQLWAHQSGGFIDE